The proteins below come from a single Zhouia spongiae genomic window:
- the rplQ gene encoding 50S ribosomal protein L17, with translation MRHGKKFNHLGRKTAHRKAMFANMASSLIEHKRINTTLAKAKALKVFIEPLVTKAKPSNNTETDKRNHNMRVAFSYLRDKQAVNELFKEVGVKVGDRPGGYTRIIKLGNRLGDNADMAMIEFVDFNETYTTEKATKKKSTRRGRSKKVSAEVEEAPNQENTDTKETSQE, from the coding sequence ATGAGACACGGAAAGAAATTTAATCATTTAGGTAGAAAGACAGCGCACAGAAAAGCAATGTTTGCTAATATGGCCAGCTCTTTGATCGAGCACAAGCGTATTAACACTACCCTGGCTAAAGCTAAAGCTTTAAAAGTATTTATCGAGCCATTGGTTACTAAGGCAAAGCCTAGTAACAACACTGAGACTGACAAAAGAAACCATAACATGCGTGTAGCTTTCAGTTATTTAAGAGACAAGCAAGCGGTTAATGAGCTTTTTAAAGAAGTAGGTGTTAAAGTAGGAGATCGTCCGGGTGGTTACACTAGAATCATTAAACTAGGAAATCGTTTAGGGGATAATGCTGATATGGCTATGATAGAGTTCGTAGATTTCAATGAAACTTATACGACTGAAAAAGCTACTAAGAAGAAATCTACCCGTAGAGGAAGAAGTAAGAAGGTTTCTGCTGAAGTTGAAGAAGCTCCGAATCAGGAGAATACTGATACTAAAGAAACTTCACAAGAATAA
- the carA gene encoding glutamine-hydrolyzing carbamoyl-phosphate synthase small subunit has translation MKYQEKRKALILLEDGTIFYGKAVGDKENTAFGEVCFNTGMTGYQEIFTDPSYFGQLMVTTNAHIGNYGVYEEDMESDSVKIAGLICKNFSYVPSRALADDSLENFLNKNSLFAISDVDTRALVSYIRDNGAMNAVISTEVDDIEGLKEKLAKVPSMKGLELASKVSTEAPYFYGDENATYKIAAVDFGIKTNILRNLARRDCYIKVYPYNATLEDLQSWNPDGYFFSNGPGDPEPLDSAIQLAKDIVDSGEPFFGICLGHQILSLSQGISTFKMHHGHRGINHPVMNHETGKGEITSQNHGFAISREEAEANADIEITHTHLNDDTVMGIKIKNKNAFSVQYHPEAGPGPNDATYLFDQFIDNIKHQKLETV, from the coding sequence ATGAAGTACCAGGAAAAGAGAAAAGCACTTATCCTTTTAGAAGATGGTACCATTTTTTATGGTAAAGCCGTAGGCGATAAAGAAAATACAGCCTTTGGGGAAGTATGTTTTAATACCGGAATGACAGGATATCAGGAGATCTTTACAGATCCTTCTTATTTTGGTCAATTAATGGTTACTACGAATGCCCACATTGGTAACTATGGCGTATATGAAGAAGATATGGAGTCTGACTCTGTAAAAATAGCTGGATTGATTTGTAAAAATTTCAGCTATGTGCCATCACGTGCTTTAGCAGATGATTCGTTAGAAAACTTTTTAAATAAGAACAGCCTTTTTGCCATTTCTGATGTAGATACCAGGGCACTTGTCAGTTATATCAGAGATAATGGCGCTATGAATGCGGTGATATCTACCGAGGTTGATGATATCGAAGGCCTAAAAGAGAAGCTGGCAAAAGTGCCGAGTATGAAAGGTCTTGAACTTGCCTCAAAAGTATCGACAGAAGCACCTTATTTTTACGGAGATGAGAACGCAACGTATAAAATAGCAGCTGTGGATTTCGGAATAAAAACCAATATTCTGAGAAATCTTGCCAGGAGAGATTGTTATATTAAAGTGTATCCTTATAATGCGACATTGGAAGATCTGCAATCGTGGAATCCTGACGGGTATTTCTTTTCTAATGGTCCAGGAGATCCTGAACCTTTGGATTCGGCAATTCAATTAGCTAAGGATATTGTCGATAGCGGAGAGCCGTTCTTCGGAATATGTTTAGGGCATCAGATCCTTTCATTATCCCAGGGGATTTCTACTTTTAAGATGCACCACGGACACAGGGGGATTAACCATCCGGTGATGAACCACGAGACTGGAAAAGGAGAAATAACATCTCAAAATCACGGTTTTGCCATTAGCAGGGAAGAAGCTGAAGCAAATGCTGATATCGAGATCACCCATACACATTTAAATGATGATACCGTTATGGGAATCAAGATTAAAAATAAAAATGCTTTTTCGGTACAATACCATCCTGAAGCGGGTCCCGGACCTAATGATGCCACGTATTTGTTTGACCAATTTATAGATAATATAAAACACCAAAAATTAGAAACAGTATGA
- the eno gene encoding phosphopyruvate hydratase, translating into MSIIINVHARQILDSRGNPTVEVDVVTENGILGRAAVPSGASTGEHEAVELRDGGNEYMGKGVLQAVKNVNDAIAEELVGMSVFEQNLIDQTMIALDGTPNKSKLGANAILGVSLAVAKAAANELGMPLYRYVGGVSANTLPVPMMNIINGGSHSDAPIAFQEFMVMPVKAKSFTHAMQMGTEIFHNLKKVLHDRNLSTAVGDEGGFAPTLDGTEDALDTITKAVEKAGYKMGDEVMIALDCASAEFYVDGKYDYTKFEGDKGAVRSSEEQAQYLADLCAKYPIVSIEDGMDENDWDGWKALTDKIGDKVQLVGDDLFVTNVERLSRGIENGIANSILIKVNQIGTLTETIAAVNMAKNAGYTSVMSHRSGETEDNTIADLAVALNTGQIKTGSASRSDRMAKYNQLLRIEEELGSVAYYPQDKAFKIK; encoded by the coding sequence ATGAGTATAATAATAAACGTGCATGCACGTCAGATACTAGATTCAAGAGGAAACCCTACGGTAGAGGTTGATGTAGTAACAGAAAATGGAATATTAGGCAGGGCAGCAGTACCCTCCGGGGCATCAACCGGTGAGCATGAGGCCGTTGAACTACGAGACGGAGGAAATGAGTACATGGGGAAAGGTGTTTTACAAGCTGTTAAGAATGTAAATGATGCTATAGCTGAAGAATTGGTTGGTATGTCGGTATTTGAGCAAAACCTGATAGACCAGACAATGATAGCGCTTGACGGTACGCCCAATAAATCTAAATTAGGAGCTAATGCCATTCTTGGGGTTTCTCTGGCTGTAGCAAAAGCGGCAGCAAACGAGTTAGGAATGCCTTTATATCGTTATGTTGGAGGGGTAAGTGCTAATACACTCCCGGTACCGATGATGAACATTATTAACGGTGGTTCGCATTCAGATGCTCCGATAGCTTTTCAGGAGTTCATGGTGATGCCTGTTAAGGCGAAGAGCTTTACTCATGCCATGCAAATGGGAACAGAGATTTTCCATAACCTTAAGAAGGTGCTTCACGACAGAAATCTTAGCACGGCAGTAGGAGATGAAGGAGGTTTTGCCCCTACCTTGGATGGTACGGAAGATGCTCTGGATACTATTACCAAGGCTGTTGAAAAAGCAGGGTATAAAATGGGCGATGAAGTAATGATCGCTCTTGATTGCGCTTCTGCCGAGTTCTATGTCGATGGCAAATACGATTACACTAAGTTTGAAGGCGATAAAGGAGCTGTCAGATCATCAGAAGAGCAGGCGCAATATTTGGCAGACCTTTGTGCCAAATATCCTATCGTTTCTATAGAAGATGGCATGGATGAAAATGACTGGGATGGATGGAAGGCACTTACAGATAAAATAGGTGATAAAGTTCAGTTGGTTGGCGATGATCTTTTTGTTACCAATGTTGAAAGATTATCAAGAGGTATCGAGAACGGAATTGCAAACTCAATTCTTATTAAAGTAAACCAGATTGGAACGCTTACAGAAACAATTGCGGCGGTTAATATGGCCAAGAATGCAGGTTATACGTCAGTAATGTCTCACCGTTCAGGAGAGACTGAAGATAACACCATTGCTGATTTAGCAGTAGCGCTTAATACAGGGCAGATCAAAACCGGATCAGCGTCTCGTAGCGACAGAATGGCAAAATACAATCAATTGTTACGTATTGAAGAGGAGCTTGGTTCAGTAGCCTATTATCCTCAGGATAAGGCTTTCAAAATAAAATAA
- a CDS encoding citrate synthase, which yields MSDTATLEYDGKKYEFPVVKGTENELAIDIKSLRAQSGIITIDPGYKNTGSCESAITYLDGEQGILRYRGYSIEDLAEKADFLEVCYLLIFGELPNKEQLHKFHEDIKAQSIVAEDMKKILDGFPQSAHPMGVLSSLTSALVAFNPSSVNVSSEEDMYKAICKILAKFPVLVAWAHRKKEGLPLEYGDDSLGYVENIVKMMFKKPNKEYKKNPVIINALDKLLILHGDHEQNCSTSTVRIVGSSHAGLFASLSAGISALWGPLHGGANQAVIEMLEGIKADGGDTKKYMAKAKDKNDPFRLMGFGHRVYKNFDPRARIIKKAADEVLAELGIEDPVLDIAKGLEKEALEDQYFVDRKLYPNVDFYSGIIYRALGIPTEMFTVMFALGRLPGWIAQWREMRLRKEPIGRPRQVYIGENLRSFLDIDKR from the coding sequence ATGTCAGACACAGCTACTTTAGAATATGATGGAAAAAAATATGAATTCCCTGTAGTTAAAGGTACTGAAAACGAATTGGCAATAGACATCAAGTCGTTGCGTGCGCAATCAGGAATTATTACTATCGATCCTGGTTACAAGAACACAGGTTCTTGCGAAAGTGCAATAACCTATCTTGACGGAGAGCAAGGTATATTGCGTTATAGAGGTTACTCTATTGAAGATCTTGCCGAAAAGGCAGATTTCCTGGAGGTTTGTTATTTATTGATTTTTGGAGAGCTTCCAAACAAAGAACAATTACATAAATTTCATGAAGATATAAAAGCTCAGTCTATCGTAGCAGAGGATATGAAGAAAATTCTCGACGGTTTTCCTCAGTCTGCTCACCCGATGGGGGTTTTATCTTCATTGACAAGTGCTTTGGTTGCATTTAACCCTTCTTCGGTAAATGTATCGTCTGAAGAAGATATGTACAAGGCAATTTGTAAGATATTAGCTAAATTTCCGGTGCTCGTTGCCTGGGCACACAGAAAGAAAGAAGGATTGCCATTGGAATATGGCGATGATTCTCTTGGCTATGTAGAGAACATTGTTAAAATGATGTTCAAGAAGCCGAACAAAGAATACAAAAAGAATCCGGTCATAATCAATGCATTAGATAAGTTGCTGATCTTGCATGGAGATCATGAGCAGAATTGCTCTACTTCAACCGTTAGGATAGTTGGTTCATCACATGCAGGTTTGTTTGCTTCTTTATCAGCAGGTATTTCTGCACTTTGGGGGCCGCTTCACGGAGGAGCTAACCAGGCGGTGATTGAAATGCTTGAAGGAATTAAAGCCGACGGAGGAGATACAAAAAAGTACATGGCCAAAGCTAAGGACAAGAATGATCCTTTCCGCTTGATGGGATTCGGACACAGAGTCTACAAAAATTTCGATCCGCGAGCCAGAATTATTAAGAAAGCAGCTGATGAAGTGCTGGCTGAATTGGGAATCGAAGACCCGGTATTGGATATTGCCAAGGGACTTGAAAAAGAAGCTTTGGAGGACCAGTATTTTGTAGACAGAAAGTTATATCCTAATGTGGATTTTTATTCCGGAATTATTTACAGGGCTTTAGGGATTCCTACCGAGATGTTTACTGTAATGTTTGCTTTAGGGCGTTTACCGGGATGGATAGCCCAGTGGAGAGAAATGCGCCTGAGAAAAGAGCCGATCGGAAGACCCAGACAGGTATATATCGGTGAAAACTTAAGATCATTTTTAGATATTGACAAGCGTTAA
- a CDS encoding dimethylarginine dimethylaminohydrolase family protein — translation MLKLNVKDETSRLRAVVLGTAENNGPTPTAEEAYDPKSLEHILAGTYPIEPDMIKEMDAFARVFEKYDVKVYRPEVLENCNQIFSRDIAFVIDDVFVKSNILPDREKELDAIQYVIDQVEPSKVVKPPEDVHIEGGDVMLWGNHIFVGTYKGSDYPDHITARTNIQGVEFLKQLFPDKIVKEFDLVKSKTEARDNALHLDCCFQPVGEDKGIIYEGGFRNPEDYKYLVNLFGKENLFHITRDEMYNMNSNVFSIDTNVVVSEHNFIRLNTWLREQGFIVEDIPYAEIAKQEGLLRCSTLPLIRG, via the coding sequence ATGTTGAAACTTAATGTAAAAGATGAAACTTCGAGGCTTCGTGCTGTTGTTTTAGGCACTGCTGAAAATAACGGGCCTACCCCGACAGCAGAAGAAGCTTATGATCCTAAATCACTGGAGCACATACTGGCAGGTACCTACCCGATAGAACCTGATATGATCAAAGAAATGGATGCATTTGCCAGAGTTTTTGAGAAATACGATGTTAAAGTGTACAGACCTGAGGTTCTTGAGAATTGTAATCAAATATTTTCCAGGGATATAGCTTTTGTGATTGACGACGTCTTTGTTAAATCAAATATTCTTCCGGACAGGGAAAAAGAACTTGATGCGATTCAATATGTTATAGATCAGGTTGAGCCGTCGAAAGTCGTGAAACCACCGGAAGATGTACATATAGAAGGTGGCGACGTTATGTTATGGGGCAATCATATCTTTGTAGGAACCTATAAAGGAAGTGATTATCCTGATCATATTACGGCAAGAACCAATATACAGGGAGTAGAATTTTTAAAACAACTTTTTCCCGATAAGATTGTAAAAGAGTTTGATCTGGTTAAATCCAAAACAGAAGCCCGGGATAATGCCTTGCATCTGGATTGTTGTTTTCAACCGGTCGGGGAAGACAAAGGAATCATATATGAAGGCGGGTTTAGAAATCCGGAAGATTATAAATATTTAGTGAACCTGTTTGGGAAAGAAAACTTATTTCATATCACCCGGGATGAAATGTATAATATGAACAGTAATGTTTTTTCTATAGATACCAATGTAGTGGTCTCGGAGCACAATTTTATCCGATTGAATACCTGGCTTCGTGAGCAGGGATTTATTGTGGAAGACATTCCCTATGCAGAGATAGCAAAACAGGAAGGTCTTTTAAGATGTTCAACTTTACCATTAATCAGAGGCTGA
- the ctlX gene encoding citrulline utilization hydrolase CtlX, translating into MQQQITDTILMIRPVNFRMNEQTAVNNYFQAELKLQNETINRKAQEEFDAFVQKLVSVGVNVIVVDDTVEPDTPDSIFPNNWISFHQEGTVAVYPMFAENRRLERREDVLEQLEAKGFIIDNVVDYTSAEDEGVFLEGTGSLILDRVNRKAYCALSPRADEDLVIEFCEDFEYTPVIFTANQTVKEERLPIYHTNVMMALAETFAIICLDTIDDKKERKNVVKHLKEDGKEIIDITEEQMQQFAGNMLQVRGAGNTAYLVMSETAYNSLTAQQTAKIEKHCKIIYSSLQTIETCGGGSARCMMAEVFLPKK; encoded by the coding sequence ATGCAACAACAAATTACAGATACCATACTGATGATTCGTCCGGTTAATTTTCGGATGAACGAACAAACGGCAGTTAACAATTATTTTCAGGCCGAATTGAAGTTACAAAACGAGACTATAAACCGTAAAGCACAAGAAGAATTTGATGCATTCGTCCAAAAGCTGGTCTCGGTTGGAGTGAATGTAATAGTTGTAGATGATACAGTGGAACCCGATACTCCTGATTCGATATTTCCGAATAACTGGATATCATTTCACCAGGAAGGAACAGTCGCTGTATATCCAATGTTTGCTGAGAACCGAAGATTAGAGCGGAGGGAAGATGTTTTAGAGCAATTGGAAGCAAAAGGCTTTATAATCGACAATGTGGTTGATTATACAAGTGCTGAAGATGAAGGTGTCTTTTTAGAGGGTACAGGTAGCCTTATATTAGATCGGGTCAACAGGAAAGCTTATTGTGCATTGTCTCCGAGAGCTGATGAAGATTTAGTGATAGAGTTCTGTGAAGATTTTGAATATACTCCTGTGATCTTCACAGCCAATCAAACGGTTAAAGAAGAACGGTTGCCTATCTATCATACCAATGTGATGATGGCATTGGCAGAAACCTTCGCTATTATTTGCCTAGATACGATAGATGATAAAAAGGAGCGTAAAAATGTAGTAAAGCACCTGAAGGAAGATGGTAAAGAAATCATAGACATTACTGAAGAGCAGATGCAACAGTTTGCAGGCAACATGCTTCAGGTAAGAGGGGCAGGTAACACAGCTTATCTGGTAATGAGTGAAACGGCTTATAATTCTTTAACCGCGCAACAAACAGCCAAGATCGAAAAACACTGTAAGATAATATATAGTTCATTGCAGACTATAGAAACATGTGGAGGAGGGAGTGCCCGTTGTATGATGGCAGAAGTTTTTTTACCAAAAAAATAG
- a CDS encoding RrF2 family transcriptional regulator produces MLSKKTKYGLKALTYMAKKGDGRTPILIAEIAEEENISKKFLEMILLQLKNSGFLGSKKGKGGGYYLLKEPKDITVAALMRVLEGPIAMLPCVSLNFYEKCEDCRTEQECSLNRVMVEVRDNTLRVLENKTLADLTN; encoded by the coding sequence ATGCTCTCTAAAAAAACCAAATACGGACTAAAGGCGTTGACTTATATGGCTAAGAAAGGCGATGGACGGACGCCTATTTTAATAGCTGAAATAGCTGAAGAGGAAAATATTTCGAAAAAGTTTTTGGAAATGATTCTCTTGCAGCTAAAAAACAGTGGTTTTTTGGGTTCCAAGAAAGGAAAAGGAGGAGGGTATTACTTGCTGAAAGAACCTAAAGACATTACTGTAGCCGCATTGATGAGGGTCTTGGAAGGACCGATTGCAATGCTGCCTTGCGTTAGCCTGAATTTTTATGAAAAATGTGAGGACTGTAGAACTGAACAGGAATGTTCGCTAAACCGTGTAATGGTGGAGGTTAGAGACAATACCCTGAGAGTGCTGGAGAACAAAACCCTGGCGGATTTAACAAATTAA
- a CDS encoding DUF2061 domain-containing protein, with the protein MITEIIRSYKAGVNKEEESLKSPKLLVKGSNHKISILKTISWRVIGTIDTMIISYILTGSFTVALGIGSIEVVSKMILYYFHERAWNKITKD; encoded by the coding sequence ATGATTACAGAGATAATTCGGTCGTATAAAGCAGGTGTAAATAAGGAAGAAGAAAGCCTTAAGTCGCCTAAACTGCTGGTAAAGGGATCCAACCATAAGATATCGATATTAAAGACGATTTCTTGGCGGGTTATAGGAACTATAGATACAATGATTATCTCTTATATATTAACAGGAAGTTTTACTGTAGCCCTGGGTATAGGGAGTATAGAAGTTGTTTCAAAAATGATATTGTACTATTTCCATGAAAGGGCCTGGAACAAAATTACAAAAGATTGA
- a CDS encoding phosphoadenosine phosphosulfate reductase family protein: protein MDIKRINEELRDKSPAEIVAWAINFAEKPVVTTNFRPYEAAILYAVTHVKPAIDVIWCDTGYNTPQTYKHAEKIIRQLKLNIDLYVPKQTAAYRDAIMGIPDVDSSLHDVFTRQVKLEPFQRAMKHHKPDVWFTNLRKGQTALRDSLDIVSLGIDGVLKVSPFYHWSDNELDVYMEEHQLENEFKYFDPTKVHANRECGLHVTTTKN from the coding sequence ATGGATATAAAAAGAATAAATGAGGAGTTAAGAGATAAATCGCCGGCAGAGATAGTTGCTTGGGCGATTAATTTTGCTGAAAAGCCTGTGGTAACAACCAATTTCAGGCCTTATGAGGCGGCTATTCTTTATGCTGTTACCCATGTGAAACCGGCTATAGATGTTATTTGGTGTGATACCGGTTATAACACACCCCAGACCTATAAACACGCAGAAAAAATCATACGGCAGTTAAAGCTGAACATAGACCTGTACGTGCCTAAGCAAACAGCAGCATACAGAGACGCTATAATGGGAATTCCTGATGTAGATTCGTCGTTGCATGATGTTTTTACAAGACAGGTAAAATTAGAACCTTTTCAGAGAGCTATGAAGCATCATAAGCCTGATGTATGGTTTACCAATTTGCGTAAAGGACAAACAGCACTCAGGGATTCATTAGATATAGTATCGCTGGGAATTGACGGGGTGCTAAAAGTAAGTCCCTTTTATCACTGGTCTGATAACGAGTTGGATGTGTATATGGAAGAACATCAGTTGGAAAATGAATTTAAATACTTTGATCCAACCAAAGTACATGCAAATAGAGAATGTGGGTTACATGTAACAACTACTAAAAACTAG
- the cysD gene encoding sulfate adenylyltransferase subunit CysD, whose product MSVQKHLQTLEEESIYIIREVAAQFQKPVLLFSGGKDSITMAHLAKKAFYPAKIPFPFLHIDTGHNFPETIEFRDRLMEELGVELIVRYVQDSIDQNKVKEETGKYASRNSLQTVTLLDAIEELGFDACLGGARRDEEKSRAKERIFSVRDDFGQWDAKMQRPELFQILNGKINFGENVRAFPISNWTEEDVWNYIQRENLELPSIYFAHDRKMVKRDGAYLAYSDYLNIVESDEIIDKTVRFRTVGDMTCTAAVPSTADTIETVIKENKASKSSERGARIDDKRSESALELRKKGGYF is encoded by the coding sequence ATGTCGGTGCAAAAACATTTACAGACTTTAGAAGAAGAAAGTATATACATTATCAGGGAAGTGGCCGCGCAATTTCAAAAGCCGGTTTTATTATTCTCGGGGGGAAAAGATTCGATCACCATGGCACATTTGGCCAAAAAGGCATTTTACCCGGCCAAGATCCCTTTTCCATTTTTACATATTGATACAGGACATAATTTTCCTGAAACTATCGAATTTCGGGATAGATTGATGGAAGAACTAGGCGTTGAGTTGATCGTACGCTACGTACAGGACTCAATCGACCAAAATAAGGTAAAAGAGGAAACCGGTAAGTATGCGAGCCGAAACTCTTTACAAACGGTAACTTTGCTGGATGCCATAGAGGAACTGGGTTTTGATGCATGTTTGGGTGGCGCCCGCAGGGATGAAGAAAAAAGCAGGGCCAAGGAAAGGATCTTCTCTGTTCGTGATGATTTCGGACAATGGGATGCTAAAATGCAACGCCCGGAATTATTCCAGATCTTAAACGGAAAGATCAATTTTGGTGAAAATGTCAGGGCTTTTCCGATCAGTAACTGGACAGAAGAAGATGTATGGAATTATATCCAAAGAGAAAATCTTGAATTGCCAAGCATATACTTTGCACACGATCGGAAAATGGTAAAAAGAGACGGAGCCTATTTGGCATATTCAGATTATTTGAATATTGTTGAATCCGATGAGATTATAGATAAAACGGTACGTTTCAGAACCGTCGGGGATATGACCTGTACAGCTGCCGTTCCGTCAACAGCTGATACTATTGAAACAGTTATTAAGGAAAATAAGGCTTCCAAGAGTAGTGAAAGGGGAGCAAGAATAGATGATAAACGAAGCGAATCAGCTTTAGAACTAAGAAAGAAAGGAGGGTATTTCTAA
- a CDS encoding sulfate adenylyltransferase subunit 1 has product MDLLRISTAGSVDDGKSTLIGRLLYDNNALTKEQEELIEKKTVEKGLQDLDFSVITDGLIAEREQGITIDVAHIYFSTQSRKFIIADSPGHVEYTRNMVTGASNAEASIILIDARKGLLEQSYRHYFISQLLRLHTVVFCVNKMDLVDYNEDVFLKIASEIKAMTEQFEDSKPTIEIIPISSLKGDNVVYPSGETSWYQGPTLNEVLHDISSVEEVQKPFRFEVQNVLHVQNDEFIDFRGYAGKISSGSIKKGDEVVVLPSGNRSAIKEIRKYDQTFSEAHAGESVTISLNDDIDASRGTVLALPGELPSGERSLEATLVWLNEQKGIFGGRYILQAGSRTVQAKLQQIHYVVPPEKPSLKVDASELKLNDISRVSFKLSQPLFLDVYSENKANGAFIVIDPQTNNTVGVGFVERTSEL; this is encoded by the coding sequence ATGGATTTATTAAGAATAAGCACAGCCGGTAGTGTAGATGATGGTAAAAGTACCCTGATCGGTCGTTTACTGTATGACAATAACGCACTAACCAAAGAACAAGAAGAACTTATAGAGAAAAAGACAGTCGAAAAAGGATTGCAGGATCTGGATTTTTCCGTGATCACTGACGGTCTTATTGCAGAGCGCGAACAAGGCATTACCATCGATGTAGCTCACATTTATTTCTCTACACAGAGCAGAAAGTTTATTATAGCTGACAGCCCGGGTCATGTTGAGTATACAAGGAACATGGTTACCGGGGCCTCTAATGCAGAAGCATCCATCATCTTGATTGATGCCAGGAAAGGTCTTCTGGAGCAAAGTTATAGACATTACTTCATCAGCCAGTTACTCCGCTTGCACACCGTGGTTTTTTGTGTAAATAAAATGGATCTGGTTGATTATAATGAAGATGTTTTTCTGAAAATTGCTTCAGAGATTAAAGCGATGACGGAACAGTTTGAAGATAGTAAACCAACAATAGAGATTATTCCCATCAGCTCATTGAAAGGGGATAATGTAGTGTATCCTTCAGGGGAAACTTCATGGTATCAGGGACCTACATTAAATGAGGTTCTTCACGACATCTCATCAGTTGAAGAAGTACAGAAACCGTTTAGGTTCGAAGTACAAAACGTATTGCATGTGCAGAATGATGAGTTCATTGATTTCAGAGGGTATGCAGGGAAGATATCGAGCGGATCAATAAAAAAAGGAGATGAGGTAGTGGTACTTCCCTCCGGGAATAGATCTGCTATCAAGGAAATCAGGAAATACGACCAGACATTTAGTGAAGCCCACGCCGGCGAATCAGTGACCATCAGTTTAAATGATGATATAGATGCCAGCAGGGGAACGGTTTTAGCATTGCCGGGAGAGCTTCCTTCAGGAGAAAGGTCACTAGAGGCAACTTTGGTATGGCTAAATGAACAAAAAGGCATTTTTGGAGGGAGATATATATTGCAGGCAGGAAGCCGTACGGTACAGGCTAAATTACAGCAAATACATTATGTGGTTCCGCCGGAAAAGCCATCGCTTAAAGTTGATGCTTCCGAGTTGAAGCTGAATGATATTTCGAGGGTTTCGTTTAAATTGTCCCAACCGTTATTTTTAGATGTTTACTCAGAGAATAAGGCAAACGGAGCTTTTATAGTGATCGACCCTCAAACAAATAATACCGTTGGAGTAGGTTTTGTAGAACGGACCAGCGAATTGTAA